A genomic segment from Enoplosus armatus isolate fEnoArm2 chromosome 12, fEnoArm2.hap1, whole genome shotgun sequence encodes:
- the LOC139294162 gene encoding neuroblast differentiation-associated protein AHNAK has protein sequence MMSGDSKSRSLLESLVLDDSEKGVVVTGITDDTVAAKSGLQAGDEIVAATIHLDHLNKNEVLNILKVLEPYDDNMKVLTKKDLSASADLSSLGLGLKDPAEVLNLKKDLSPAVSLDGLSGKLNAAQGLGDKISGPTLNGDLPSLSLNRPSAHAGDKFTMPSLGLTGPDLDGTLKAPDVSVSTPRLNTPSASLDVEKPEIKTGNLKYKTPKFQMPHFNLPQLKTPKAEMDVSGDIDLPSVSGNLEKPDLNLSAPKFDLKSPDLGLNGPKVDLNGPDVNLETPNADIEAPSGKIKWPHLKWKGPKVKGPDADLSAPDVSLSTPKIDGDLSAPDVDINFPKADIKGPDLDVQTPNLDIDAPSGKINWPHLKWKKPKLHGPQADLDLDANLNTPDVDLNAPNVDINLLKADLKGPDVDVQTPNIDLDGPSGKINWPHLKWKKPKLQGPKADFDIDGDLKTPNLNLSTPKIDSDINIPNAELNLPKADLKGPNLDVQSPDFDIDAPSGKINWPHLKWKKPKLHGPKPDMDLNADLSTPDVDLSLPKIDGEISTPGVGLNLPKADVDVKAPDADIEAPSGKIRFPTLKKPKFLLSGPKVKSPDVDLDADVKAPDLSLSPQASLDGPDVDLNLPKADVDVPSGKFKWPTLKKPKWSVSGPKVNGPDVDLNADVSAPDLSLSAPNIGGEINAPDVNLNLPEADLKGPELDAPDVEGPSGKFKWFTLKKPKFGTLKGPNADIDADVKVPDLDVDLSAPDLSAPKIGGGMEAPDLNISMPNADVKGPAVDVNGPDLDLPDGNLKLPKLKLPKFQGPKVKGLELDGNLKTPDIDASLDLSKVDVDAPTVDLKDLNLSAPKIEGGISAPDLSLPKANLKGPDVDLNTPDVDINAPGKLNMFSLPDLNLSNLNIKDPDLKPKADVKGPSLELPKADLKVHDLNLKAPDLSLSSPNIDGNLSAPKVETTLPKAELEAPDVTVKSPNVDINLPKADLKGPDAPNLDLDSNLGDFKFPHFKLPKLGHLSPEVEVPSVHPSVEAGIEAPKVNLGIPTADANISVPAVDLSVPKLEGDIKGPTVDVKAPNVDANIEKSKFPHFKLPKLNFSGSNVKAPEVNTSVEGEIRAPDVSVSAPEAKTTLNTPEVDITAEADAEVKGSPKSRLRWPFKWGLKSDSGTDEEESGVDSETDVSNAEVEVPTFKFHRLPRNSIDGIGGIDDTLGLSKLDIEARDYVVSKGIRLPIVNATSKEGKVDKIDIMERLRMAKEKVPSASASPTEAKTDIDLKLAAPSLDVSASTEAGDSPLVRGGTFKVEKPESVLDLVAPSTSDENHKLSLGLSNMLGLNVKDSDAD, from the exons ATGATG AGCGGAGACAGCAAGAGCAGAAGTCTTTTGGAAAGCCTGGTCCTGGATGACTCGGAGAAAGGAGTCGTCGTCACAGGAATCACAGATGACACTGTCGCTGCAAAGAGTGGCCTGCAAGCAG GGGACGAGATTGTTGCGGCGACTATACACCTAGACCACCTGAACAAAAATGAAGTGCTGAACATCTTGAAGGTCCTGGAACCGTATGATGACAACATGAAGGTTCTGACAAAGAAGGACCTGAGCGCCAGCGCTGACCTCAGCTCCTTGGGATTAGGTCTCAAAGACCCTGCAGAG GTGCTCAACCTAAAGAAGGATTTGTCACCAGCTGTTTCCCTTGACGGTCTGAGTGGAAAGCTAAATGCTGCGCAGGGGTTGGGGGATAAAATAAGTGGTCCCACTCTCAATGGAGACCTTCCCAGTCTCAGTCTAAATAGGCCCTCCGCCCACGCTGGTGACAAGTTCACAATGCCCTCCCTAGGACTGACTGGACCAGATCTAGATGGCACCCTCAAAGCGCCTGATGTCAGTGTCTCCACTCCCCGGCTCAACACTCCCAGTGCCTCGCTTGACGTTGAGAAACCGGAAATCAAGACAGGCAACCTGAAATACAAGACCCCAAAATTCCAAATGCCACACTTCAATCTGCCTCAACTCAAAACACCAAAAGCAGAAATGGATGTTTCTGGTGACATAGATCTCCCTTCGGTCAGTGGAAACCTAGAAAAACCAGACCTCAATCTGTCAGCCCCAAAATTTGATCTTAAAAGTCCAGATTTGGGCCTGAATGGGCCAAAAGTGGATCTGAATGGTCCTGATGTAAATTTAGAAACCCCAAATGCTGATATTGAGGCACCGTCAGGCAAAATCAAGTGGCCCCATTTAAAATGGAAAGGTCCCAAAGTTAAAGGACCAGATGCCGACTTAAGTGCACCTGATGTCAGCCTCTCCACACCGAAGATTGATGGGGATCTAAGTGCACCAGATGTTGACATTAACTTTCCCAAAGCTGACATCAAAGGCCCTGATCTAGATGTTCAAACCCCAAATCTTGACATTGATGCCCCATCTGGTAAAATCAACTGGCCTCATTTGAAGTGGAAGAAACCCAAACTTCACGGCCCACAAGCTGATCTGGACTTAGATGCAAACCTCAACACACCAGATGTTGATCTTAATGCCCCAAATGTTGACATTAATTTGCTGAAGGCTGACCTTAAAGGCCCTGATGTAGATGTGCAAACCCCAAATATTGATCTAGATGGTCCTTCTGGAAAAATCAACTGGCCTCACTTGAAATGGAAGAAGCCCAAACTCCAAGGCCCAAAAGCAGACTTCGACATAGATGGAGACCTAAAAACACCCAATTTAAATCTCTCAACTCCAAAGATTGACAGTGACATTAATATACCAAATGCTGAGCTGAATCTCCCAAAAGCTGACCTTAAAGGCCCCAATCTAGATGTTCAGTCCCCAGATTTTGACATTGACGCTCCATCAGGGAAAATCAACTGGCCTCATCTTAAGTGGAAGAAACCCAAACTTCATGGCCCCAAACCTGATATGGACCTTAATGCAGATCTGAGCACACCAGATGTTGATCTCTCTTTACCAAAAATTGATGGTGAGATTAGCACACCAGGTGTTGGTCTGAATTTACCCAAAGCTGATGTTGATGTTAAAGCACCAGATGCTGACATTGAGGCCCCTTCTGGAAAAATCAGGTTCCCAACACTCAAAAAGCCCAAGTTCCTGCTTTCTGGGCCAAAGGTGAAATCCCCAGATGTTGACCTTGATGCTGATGTGAAAGCACCTGACCTCAGTCTCTCTCCTCAAGCATCACTTGATGGACCTGATGTTGATCTGAATTTACCCAAAGCTGATGTTGATGTTCCATCTGGGAAGTTCAAATGGCCCACTCTGAAAAAGCCAAAGTGGTCAGTCTCAGGTCCTAAGGTTAATGGTCCCGATGTTGATCTAAATGCTGATGTTTCGGCCCCTGACTTGAGTCTCTCAGCTCCAAATATTGGTGGTGAGATAAATGCACCAGATGTAAATCTAAACTTACCAGAAGCGGACTTGAAAGGCCCAGAGTTAGATGCTCCAGATGTTGAGGGTCCGTCTGGAAAATTCAAATGGTTCACTCTCAAGAAACCCAAATTTGGCACACTGAAAGGTCCCAACGCTGACATTGATGCTGATGTGAAGGTACCAGATCTTGATGTGGATTTGAGTGCACCAGATCTTTCAGCACCAAAAATTGGGGGTGGGATGGAGGCTCCAGACCTCAATATCAGCATGCCTAATGCTGATGTCAAAGGACCAGCTGTGGATGTTAATGGTCCAGATCTTGACTTGCCCGATGGTAATCTGAAGTTACCAAAATTGAAACTACCAAAATTCCAAGGGCCAAAAGTCAAGGGTCTTGAATTGGATGGGAATTTAAAAACACCAGACATTGATGCCAGTCTTGACTTATCTAAAGTTGATGTGGATGCACCTACTGTAGACCTAAAAGACTTGAATCTGTCAGCCCCCAAAATTGAAGGTGGTATTTCTGCTCCAGATCTGAGTCTGCCCAAAGCAAACCTGAAAGGGCCGGATGTAGACCTTAACACACCAGATGTTGACATTAATGCTCCTGGAAAATTGAACATGTTCAGTTTACCAGACTTAAATCTTTCGAACCTGAATATAAAGGATCCAGACCTTAAGCCCAAAGCTGATGTAAAGGGACCCAGTCTGGAGCTACCAAAAGCAGACCTCAAGGTACATGATCTCAACTTGAAAGCACCAGATCTCAGCCTGTCTTCACCAAACATTGATGGAAACCTCTCAGCACCAAAAGTAGAAACCACGTTGCCAAAAGCTGAATTGGAAGCACCTGATGTTACAGTGAAATCTCCAAATGTAGATATCAACTTGCCCAAAGCAGACCTCAAAGGGCCTGATGCACCAAATCTAGATTTGGATTCCAATCTGGGAGACTTTAAATTCCCTCATTTCAAGCTTCCAAAACTTGGTCATTTGAGTCCTGAAGTAGAAGTTCCCAGTGTTCATCCTTCAGTGGAGGCTGGAATAGAGGCACCAAAGGTCAATCTGGGCATTCCTACAGCCGATGCCAACATCTCTGTTCCTGCGGTAGACTTAAGTGTGCCAAAGTTAGAGGGAGATATCAAAGGACCCACAGTAGATGTGAAAGCTCCCAATGTAGATGCCAATATTGAAAAGTCCAAATTTCCACATTTCAAGCTTCCAAAGTTGAACTTTTCAGGGTCTAATGTAAAAGCTCCAGAGGTTAATACCAGTGTTGAAGGGGAGATCCGTGCACCTGATGTAAGTGTCTCTGCTCCCGAAGCGAAGACAACACTCAATACACCTGAAGTGGATATCACAGCTGAAGCAGATGCTGAAGTTAAAGGTTCCCCAAAAAGCAGGCTGAGATGGCCATTCAAATGGGGACTAAAGTCCGACTCAGGTACTGATGAAGAGGAAAGTGGTGTTGATTCTGAAACCGATGTGTCTAATGCCGAGGTGGAGGTTCCTACATTCAAATTCCACAGACTGCCCAGGAACAGCATTGATGGCATTGGAGGAATTGATGATACCTTAGGCTTATCAAAACTTGACATAGAGGCAAGGGATTATGTTGTCAGCAAAGGGATCCGCTTGCCAATAGTTAATGCAACGTCAAAAGAAGGAAAGGTGGACAAGATTGACATCATGGAGAGATTGAGAATGGCGAAGGAAAAAGTGCCCTCTGCTAGCGCCTCACCAACCGAAGCGAAAACTGATATTGATCTGAAGCTGGCTGCCCCAAGTCTCGATGTCAGTGCCTCTACAGAAGCAGGAGATTCCCCTTTGGTGAGAGGGGGCACTTTCAAAGTAGAAAAGCCGGAGTCTGTGCTGGACCTGGTAGCCCCCTCGACATCGGATGAAAATCACAAATTGTCATTGGGTCTCTCCAATATGCTCGGCCTTAATGTCAAGGATTCAGATGCGGACTGA
- the edaradd gene encoding ectodysplasin-A receptor-associated adapter protein isoform X1, whose product MGDVTASKMSSLRACKEPFDRSSSEPVEDTDTTSFVAEFSLEANYPVQVTDPHVMSCPADAVTLHLSSMPSGYLSPSSDRIRQPVEDVEECTCPESMSPDYPKELQLLSSPCEKCCYPAPPPKISDLMNDKDLLDLLRLKLDPNHCTIKNWKNFASRWGMSYDELTLLEHRTQGSLSHSPTQEFLSRYNQKTVTELTELCRIYQRIDVLRLLQSWIEKDWPSRWQQTH is encoded by the exons ATGGGAGACGTCACGGCTTCGAAAATGAGCAGTTTGCGGGCGTGTAAGGAGCCATTCG ACAGAAGCAGCTCGGAACCTGTGGAGGACACGGACACCACCAGCTTCGTGGCAGAATTT TCCTTGGAGGCCAATTATCCAGTGCAGGTGACAGATCCACACG TAATGTCGTGTCCCGCAGATGCCGTGACCCTCCACCTGAGCTCCATGCCCTCTGGATACCTGAGCCCCTCCTCAGACAGAATAAGACAG CCAGTTGAAGATGTCGAAGAATGCACCTGCCCAGAATCTATGTCGCCAG ACTACCCCAAAGAGCTGCAGCTACTGAGCAGCCCCTGTGAAAAGTGCTGCTACCCGGCACCTCCTCCCAAGATCAGTGACCTCATGAATGACAAAGATCTCCTGGATTTACTGCGGCTCAAATTGGATCCAAACCACTGCACCATCAAAAACTGGAAGAATTTTGCAAGCCGCTGGGGGATGAGCTACGATGAACTGACCTTGCTGGAGCACCGGACCCAGGGCTCTTTGTCCCACAGCCCCACCCAGGAGTTCCTGTCGCGTTACAACCAGAAGACGGTTACCGAGCTCACCGAACTTTGCCGCATCTACCAGCGCATTGACGTGCTGCGactgctgcagagctggatAGAGAAGGACTGGCCATCACGCTGGCAACAGACTCATTAA
- the edaradd gene encoding ectodysplasin-A receptor-associated adapter protein isoform X2, producing the protein MGDVTASKMSSLRACKEPFDRSSSEPVEDTDTTSFVAEFSLEANYPVQVTDPHDAVTLHLSSMPSGYLSPSSDRIRQPVEDVEECTCPESMSPDYPKELQLLSSPCEKCCYPAPPPKISDLMNDKDLLDLLRLKLDPNHCTIKNWKNFASRWGMSYDELTLLEHRTQGSLSHSPTQEFLSRYNQKTVTELTELCRIYQRIDVLRLLQSWIEKDWPSRWQQTH; encoded by the exons ATGGGAGACGTCACGGCTTCGAAAATGAGCAGTTTGCGGGCGTGTAAGGAGCCATTCG ACAGAAGCAGCTCGGAACCTGTGGAGGACACGGACACCACCAGCTTCGTGGCAGAATTT TCCTTGGAGGCCAATTATCCAGTGCAGGTGACAGATCCACACG ATGCCGTGACCCTCCACCTGAGCTCCATGCCCTCTGGATACCTGAGCCCCTCCTCAGACAGAATAAGACAG CCAGTTGAAGATGTCGAAGAATGCACCTGCCCAGAATCTATGTCGCCAG ACTACCCCAAAGAGCTGCAGCTACTGAGCAGCCCCTGTGAAAAGTGCTGCTACCCGGCACCTCCTCCCAAGATCAGTGACCTCATGAATGACAAAGATCTCCTGGATTTACTGCGGCTCAAATTGGATCCAAACCACTGCACCATCAAAAACTGGAAGAATTTTGCAAGCCGCTGGGGGATGAGCTACGATGAACTGACCTTGCTGGAGCACCGGACCCAGGGCTCTTTGTCCCACAGCCCCACCCAGGAGTTCCTGTCGCGTTACAACCAGAAGACGGTTACCGAGCTCACCGAACTTTGCCGCATCTACCAGCGCATTGACGTGCTGCGactgctgcagagctggatAGAGAAGGACTGGCCATCACGCTGGCAACAGACTCATTAA